A stretch of the Vibrio aquimaris genome encodes the following:
- a CDS encoding enoyl-CoA hydratase/isomerase family protein — protein sequence MTALVRFEELKCKEGNAKIGVATLDNAPSLNALNYDMLMQLKTQLEVWHEDDNIVCVFLEGQGEKAFCAGGDVRTMHDKMSRGSTEEIASYCTSFFKLEYECDYLIHTYCKPIIAWGQGIVMGGGMGLFMGASHKVVTPESRLAMPEISIGLYPDVGATWFLNKLDPGIGLFLGMTGVMVNATDALGIGLADHIVRADDKADLLSCLKDALWSDIEDVYQEVSVLLNELNNRVNGHQPDSQMLPFIDEIKQACNAESVTQVSENILGLSGETKWIEIAKSNHALGSPITAHVCHRQLTRYRDLSLADCFRLELSLSVRSCLLGEFREGVRARLIDKDNQPKWRYSRVDNVDTGTINNLFSSLWDENDHPLASLGHY from the coding sequence ATGACAGCATTGGTTCGTTTTGAAGAGCTAAAGTGTAAAGAAGGAAATGCAAAGATCGGTGTTGCAACGCTTGATAATGCACCTTCGTTAAATGCTCTCAACTATGACATGTTGATGCAGCTTAAAACTCAGCTAGAGGTCTGGCATGAAGACGATAACATAGTTTGTGTTTTCCTTGAGGGGCAGGGAGAGAAAGCTTTTTGCGCTGGTGGTGATGTTCGTACTATGCACGATAAGATGAGTCGCGGTTCTACCGAAGAGATCGCATCTTATTGCACTTCTTTCTTCAAACTTGAATATGAATGCGATTACTTGATCCATACTTACTGCAAACCCATCATTGCTTGGGGACAGGGTATTGTGATGGGCGGTGGTATGGGACTCTTTATGGGGGCTAGCCATAAGGTGGTTACTCCAGAAAGTCGCCTCGCTATGCCGGAGATTAGTATCGGGCTTTACCCAGATGTTGGGGCCACATGGTTCTTGAATAAGTTAGATCCCGGAATTGGACTATTTCTTGGTATGACAGGGGTTATGGTCAACGCCACTGACGCATTGGGTATTGGGCTTGCCGATCACATTGTTCGTGCTGATGACAAAGCGGATTTACTCTCTTGTCTCAAAGACGCGCTTTGGTCAGACATTGAAGATGTGTATCAAGAAGTGAGCGTACTTCTCAATGAATTGAATAATAGAGTCAATGGGCACCAGCCTGATTCGCAAATGCTGCCTTTTATTGATGAAATAAAACAAGCATGCAATGCAGAAAGTGTTACTCAAGTGAGTGAAAATATTCTCGGGTTGTCTGGAGAGACGAAATGGATAGAAATCGCCAAAAGCAATCATGCTTTGGGCAGCCCGATTACAGCGCATGTTTGTCATCGCCAATTGACACGATATCGTGATTTGTCGTTGGCAGATTGTTTTCGTCTTGAGCTCAGCTTGTCTGTTCGCAGCTGTTTGCTTGGCGAGTTCCGTGAGGGTGTGAGAGCCCGCCTAATTGATAAAGATAACCAGCCTAAATGGCGATATAGTCGAGTCGACAACGTTGATACAGGCACGATCAACAACTTGTTTAGCTCATTATGGGATGAAAATGACCACCCATTAGCGTCCCTTGGTCACTACTAA
- a CDS encoding enoyl-CoA hydratase: MNISESGAIEHTIQNHVAIVTMNNPPANTWTADSLTELKQLVLALNNNKDVYALVLTGQGEKFFSAGADLKLFASGDKAVAVDMSRLFGAAFEALSSFRGVSIAAINGYAMGGGLEVALACDIRIAEEQAVMALPEAKVGLLPCAGGTQNLTALVGEGWAKRMILCGEQVTAEQALNIKLVEEVVSKGNALDAAISLAEMVANQSPSSVTACKSLIQNTRTNPLAHGLVRERELFIQLFDTEDQTEGVNAFLEKRPPQWKNR, encoded by the coding sequence ATGAATATTTCAGAGAGCGGTGCCATTGAGCACACTATCCAAAATCATGTGGCAATTGTCACCATGAATAATCCGCCAGCTAACACTTGGACAGCGGACAGCCTTACAGAGCTTAAACAGCTGGTTTTAGCGTTGAACAATAATAAAGACGTTTATGCGTTAGTTTTAACTGGGCAGGGGGAGAAGTTTTTCTCTGCTGGAGCCGATTTAAAACTTTTTGCCAGTGGTGATAAAGCAGTAGCGGTTGATATGTCACGCCTTTTTGGCGCGGCATTTGAAGCTTTATCGAGCTTTAGAGGCGTCTCCATTGCTGCAATTAACGGTTATGCCATGGGAGGGGGATTAGAAGTTGCACTCGCTTGTGATATTCGTATCGCCGAAGAGCAAGCTGTGATGGCGCTCCCAGAGGCGAAAGTTGGCCTGCTTCCATGTGCTGGGGGAACACAAAACCTAACAGCTTTGGTGGGTGAAGGTTGGGCGAAACGCATGATTTTGTGCGGAGAGCAAGTCACAGCAGAGCAAGCTCTAAATATTAAATTGGTCGAGGAAGTTGTCAGTAAAGGCAATGCGCTAGATGCGGCAATAAGTCTTGCAGAAATGGTTGCTAATCAATCACCATCCTCGGTGACAGCCTGTAAATCTTTGATTCAAAATACCAGAACCAATCCCTTGGCTCATGGATTAGTCAGAGAACGTGAATTGTTTATCCAATTATTTGATACAGAGGATCAGACGGAAGGCGTGAATGCCTTTTTGGAGAAGCGTCCACCTCAATGGAAAAATAGATAG
- a CDS encoding acyl-CoA dehydrogenase family protein, giving the protein MDFELNEDQRAFAETAQQFAMGQLAPMAAEWDEKQVFPKDVIKAAGELGFLSLYTPEDEGGLQLSRLDSSIIFEQLAMGCTSTTAFMTIHNMVTWMIASFASKEAKQSFCPNLISGEWLGSYCLTEPNAGSDAASLTTSAKKQADTYVINGGKAFISGAGDTDVLVVMARTGDQSAKGISAFIVPADADGISYGRKEPKMGWNSQPTRAITFDNVVVPEHFRLGEEGEGFSIAMKGLDGGRINIATCSIGTAQQALNEALQYVKERKQFGKELAHFQGLQFKLADMVTELVAARQMVRLAASKLDNKDSEATAYCAMAKRFATDVGFKICDQALQLYGGYGYIKEYPMERHFRDVRVHQILEGTNEIMRLIIARRVLAEGSQLL; this is encoded by the coding sequence ATGGATTTTGAATTAAATGAAGACCAGCGCGCGTTCGCCGAAACGGCGCAGCAGTTTGCCATGGGGCAACTTGCTCCCATGGCAGCAGAGTGGGATGAAAAACAAGTATTTCCAAAGGATGTCATTAAAGCCGCTGGAGAATTGGGCTTTCTAAGTTTGTATACACCGGAAGATGAAGGTGGACTGCAATTAAGCCGGCTAGATTCTTCGATTATTTTTGAACAACTTGCCATGGGCTGTACGTCAACCACGGCATTTATGACCATTCATAATATGGTGACTTGGATGATTGCGAGTTTTGCCTCTAAAGAGGCCAAACAGTCTTTTTGTCCAAACCTGATTTCTGGAGAATGGCTCGGATCCTACTGTTTAACTGAGCCGAATGCGGGTTCAGATGCTGCATCGCTGACGACAAGCGCAAAAAAACAGGCTGACACTTACGTTATAAATGGTGGTAAAGCCTTTATTTCTGGCGCAGGCGATACGGATGTTCTTGTCGTGATGGCGCGTACAGGAGACCAATCGGCAAAAGGCATTTCAGCGTTTATTGTTCCAGCAGATGCTGATGGAATAAGTTATGGACGTAAAGAGCCTAAGATGGGCTGGAACAGTCAGCCTACTCGCGCGATTACCTTTGATAATGTTGTGGTGCCAGAGCACTTCCGTTTAGGCGAAGAAGGGGAAGGGTTCTCTATTGCGATGAAAGGCTTAGATGGCGGACGTATAAACATCGCGACTTGTTCTATTGGTACAGCGCAGCAGGCACTTAATGAGGCCTTGCAATACGTCAAAGAAAGAAAGCAGTTTGGTAAAGAGCTGGCTCACTTTCAAGGTTTGCAATTTAAATTGGCTGACATGGTCACTGAGTTGGTTGCGGCGAGACAAATGGTGCGTTTAGCGGCGAGCAAATTAGATAATAAGGACTCGGAAGCTACGGCATATTGTGCGATGGCGAAACGGTTTGCGACAGATGTTGGATTTAAAATTTGCGATCAGGCTTTACAGCTCTACGGCGGGTACGGGTACATTAAAGAGTATCCGATGGAACGCCATTTTAGGGATGTTCGAGTTCATCAAATCCTCGAAGGAACCAATGAAATCATGCGTCTGATTATTGCTCGCCGTGTGCTAGCAGAAGGCTCTCAGCTACTTTAA